ACCTGGCGACTGGTGACGAAACCGTACACGACGGCAAGCAGCCCCAGCACGATGGCGATCGTAACTAGATCCACGTTGGAATCCCCTCCTATGTCTCGCACCCCTATTTTCCGGGATGTCGTGGCGGGGAAGCTACACGGTATCGGGCGCGGCGCAAGCGCGCTGTGCACAGGGTGGAATTCAGGGTTGACGGTGCAGGTAGCCGAGCTTGTCAGGACTGTCTGGCGGGGTACCGTCGATCAGCAGTGGGCGATCGCTCCCGGCCATTACCGTGCCGATGCGGGTCGCCGCGACCGGCGGAGTCGACCCTTCGGACAGGGTGAACAGCAGGTTGTAATCGTCGCCCCAGCGCATCGCCTCGTCACGGCGGTCGGCAAGGGCGGGCACGACGGGTACGGCGCTGCTGTCGATGGCGATGGTCGTGCCGCTGGCCTGCGCCATGCGGGTCGCGTCGAGCAGCAACCCGTCCGATACGTCCATCATCGCGCCGACATGCTTCGCCAGTGCCTCACCCGCCGCGACATGCGGTTCGGGGCGGCGGAACGGAGCGGTCAGGGCTTCATCGGTGCTGCCCGCTCGCAGGGCCTCGAACCCGGCAAGCGCCCCGCCCACAGTGCCGGTGATCCACAGCGCTTGTCCCGGCTTCGCGTCGGCGCGGGAAGGAGAGGGCACGACCTGTGGCTGACCGATAGCGGTGATCCCGATGGAGCGGGCCGACCCTTGCGGCGTGCTCACCGTGTCGCCGCCCAGCAAGGCCACGCCGAACCGAACCACCGCCTCGTCCAGTCCCTCGACAAACCGCGCATTCCACGCGGCATCGCCCAGCATATAGCCCATGACCAGCGCCAGCGGCTGCGCGCCTTTGGCGGCAAGATCCGACAGGTTCGCCGCCACCAGTTTCCACGCCACGTCGGCGGGGTCCTGTCGGGGCAGCCAATGCACGCCCTCCACCATCATGTCGTGAGTGATGACCAGCGTCGATGCGCTGACGCTCAGTTCCGCCGCATCGTCGGTCAGACCGCGTGCGCCGGGATCGCGGGCAATGGCGCGCAGGGCGGCGATAAAGCCTTCCTCCGCGCTTTGGCCCGTCATTCGGGGGTTTGCGCCTTCGGGTCTCGTCCCGCCTTCGAAATCGCGTCGAGCAGCCCGTTCACGAACTTCGCCTCGCGCGCCTCGAAAAAGGCGTGGGCGACGTCGACATATTCGCTGATCGCCGCGTTCTTGGGCACATCGACCCGTGCCAGCAGTTCGTACGTGCCGCAACGCAGGATCTGCAGCATCGTGCGGTCCAGCCGCGACAGCGACCACCCCTCGGCCAGCTTGTTCGCGATCAGCGTGTCGATTTCCTCACGCCGGGCATCGACGCCCGACACGATGTCGTCGAAAAATGCGACCTCGGCCTCTGCATATTGCGCGTCCTCGATCTCTCGACCGAGGCGATGCTGGTGGAATTCATCGAGCAGGCGCGCCAGCGGCGTCTTTTCCATGTCCATCTGGTAAAGCGCCTGCACCGCGGCAAGGCGGGCGGCGGAGCGGGATTGGGATCGTGCGGTCATTGCGGCGCCGTCATGCGGGGCGTGCCCAAGTAGTCGCGCTTTCCGATGGCAATACCCTGTGCGCGGACCAGGTCATAGGCGGTCGTCGCGTGAAAATAGAAGTTGGGCTGAGAGAACGAGAGCAGAAAGTCCTCCGCCTTGAACGGCATGACGAAGTCCTTGAAGCGGAACTCTGCGGGCGCACCGACGAAGCTCTCCATCTCTTCGACAGTCACCGCTTCAAGCTTTTGGCGCGCATCGTCGAGCACCTGCTTCAGGCCGTCGGCATCACGCGGCGCTTCGCTGAGATCAGGTGAGAACGTACCGGCCCGCACGCCTTCGATCGCGCCGATCGAATGGACACGCATCGATTTCACCTGATAGCAGAAATCGAACATGTCGGGCGCAAGGCGCGCATCGGCGACGCTGCTGAAATCCTTGCCCTGTTCGGCGCATGCCGCTGCGGCTTTGTCGATCAGGGTGCCGGTTGCCGCAATCAGTTGCAGGCAGCTGGGCACGAAAGCGGCGTGGAGCGAAATCGGCATGGAGTTAATCCTCTCTACGGCGGTTGAGCCGTACGGCGACCGAGCGGGCATGGGCGGGCAGCCCCTCTGCCTCTGCCAGCGCGACGGCGGCGGGGCCGATGGCGGTCAGCGCATCGGCATCCAGCTCTATAAAGCTGGTGCGTTTCATGAAATCGAGCACCGACAAGCCGCTGGCAAACCGCGCGCGGCGCCCGGTGGGCAGGACGTGGTTCGGTCCCGCAACGTAATCGCCCACCGCCTCTGGAGCGTGGCGTCCGATGAAGACCGACCCGGCATGGCGGATCGATTCCAGTAGCGGTTCGGGGTTCGCGACGGCCAGTTCTACGTGTTCAGCCGCCAGAGCATTGGCCAGCGCAGGCACCTCGTCCAGCGAGCCGACTTCGATGATCAACCCGTGGTCCTTCCACGATTGTTCCGCCACCTTGCGCGTGGCAAGCGTTGCCAGTTCCACCCCGACGCGATCGGCGACAAGGTCGGCGAATTCGGGATCGTCCGTGATAAGGATCGATTGCGCATCGGGGTCGTGCTCTGCCTGAGACAGCAAGTCGGCGGCAATGAATCCGGCGTCATTGTCCTTGTCGGCGATAACCAGAATTTCGCTCGGCCCCGCGACCATGTCGATCCCGACGGTGCCGTAAAGCTGGCGCTTGGCTTCGGCCACCCAGGCATTGCCGGGGCCGGTGATGACATCGACCGGCGCGATGCGGTCGGTGCCATAGGCAAGGGCGGCAACGGCCTGCGCGCCGCCAATGCGCCAGATTTCGTCCACGCCCGCGATATGCGCGGCGGCAAGGACCAGCGGATTGGTATCGCCGCGCGGCGTGGGCGTAACGACGGCCAGCCGCTCTACACCTGCGACCTTGGCGGGAATCGCGTTCATCAGCAGCGATGACGGATAGGCCGCGCGTCCGCCCGGCACGTAAAGCCCGGCGGCATCGACCGGCCGCCAGATCGCGCCCAGACGCACGCCCTGTTCGTCGCGATAGTCGCGGCGTTCGGGCAGCTGCGCCTGATGGTATCTGCGCACGCGCTCTGCTGCCAATTCCAGCGCATCGCGCAGCACGCCGTCGAGTGCGTGGTAGGCGGCTTCGCACGTTTCCGCCCCGATGCGCCAGTCGGCATCGTCGGCCAGTTTCCAGTGATCGAACCGCTCGGTATAGTCGGCGATGGCCTCGTCGCCCTCTGCCTTCACGCGTTCGAGGATGCGGCGCACATCGCGGCTGACATCGTCGTCCGCCTCGCGCCGGTCGGCGACCACGCGGGCGAAGGCCTTGGCAAAGCCCGGGTCGGAGGAGACCAGCCGCTTCATCAGGCCGCCTTGGCTTCGGCGGCGAGCGCGCGGAACTGTTCGATCAGATTGCCCAGCCGTTCCGGATCGGTCTTCAGCGCGGCACGGTTGACGATCAGGCGCGCCGATACCGGCAGCAACTTGGCGGTTTCGACAAGCCCGTTCTCGCGCAGCGTCGTGCCGGTGGAAACCAGATCGACGATCCGCGTGGCGAGGCCCAGCGAAGGGGCCAGTTCCATCGCGCCGTTCAGCTTCACACACTCGGCCTGAATACCGCGCGCCTCAAACCAGCGGCGGGTGAGGTTCGGGTACTTCGTCGCGACGCGCAGGTGGCTGGCTTTATCCTCGTTCTCTGCAGCATCCTTCGGCTCTGCGATGGATAGGCGGCAGTGCCCGATGTCCAGATCGACCGGCGCATAGAGATCGGGGTAGTCGAATTCCTCGATCACGTCGGACCCGACGATCCCGGCCTGCGCCGCGCCGTGCGCGACGAAAGTGGCGACGTCGAAGGCGCGCACGCGGATCACGCGGGTCTGCCCGTCCTCACAATCGAACGAAAGCGAGCGGTTCTTCTTGTCGTGGAAACCGGCATCCGGAACGATGCCGGCGCGCGCCATCAGGGGCAGCGCCTCTTCCAGGATGCGGCCCTTGGGCACGGCGAAGGTTAGCTTGGCGGTCATGACAGGCGGGCAGATAGGCCGCACCGGCCCGCAAGGCTAGGCCAAATGTTGACGGCCAAGGAATCAGGGGTAGCTGACCGTTTTGGGCTTTTCGGGGATCGGAATGAACTCCTCCTCGTCGCCGGGAACCACCGGAAAGCGGCCTTCGCGCCAGTCTTCCTTGGCCTGTTCGATACGCTCCATGCGGCTGGACACGAAGTTCCACCACACCCGGCGCGGCCCCATCGTCTCTCCGCCAAGCAGCATGACCCGCCCGCCATTGGCGCTGGTCAGGGTCGCGGCGCGGCCCGGTTTCAGGACATGCAGTGCGTATAGCTCCAGCGGCTCGCCATCGGCGCTCGCCTCGCCCGCGATCAGCATGACCGCGCGTTCGTCGGCATCGGCATCCATGGGCACCGAACCGCCCGCAGCCAGCGCGACATCGGCATAGATCGTCTCTGCATGGCAGGTCGTCGGGGCGGTCTTGCCCCACAGAGTGCCCATGATGACCCGCGCCTCTGCCCCGTTATCGGTCAAAACCGGCAAGTCCTGAGCCGCGACGCTCTCGAACGCGGGGTCGGTCTCTTCCAGCCGTTCGGGCAGGGCGAGCCATGTCTGCATCCCGAACAGGTCGAAGCCAGTCTCACGCTCCCGCTGCGGCGTGCGTTCGGAATGGACGATCCCGCTGCCTGCCGTCATCAGGTTCACCGCACCGGGCCGGATCGTCGCGAAGGTGCCCAGGGAATCGCGGTGATCGATCGCGCCCTCGACCAGATAAGTCACTGTCGCCAGACCGATATGCGGGTGCGGGCGCACGTCCATCGCCGATCCCGCATCCAGCCGCGCCGGGCCGAACTCGTCAACGAATACGAAAGGGCCGACCATGCGGCATTGCGCGCTGGGCACCGCGCGTCGGACGGCAAATCCGCCAAGGTCGTGGCTGACCGGGACGACGGTGGTGGTGAAGGGGGTTTCTTGGGTCATGGCAAACTCGCTTCCTCCAGACCGGATGTTTCGGACGGGATTTGGTTCCGATTCCGACCTTACTCTGCGCGATCCACGGGAAAATCCCTAGTGGCAACTTCTGCGGACTTACACGCGGCAAGCGACAGGACTGCGTCACGCCTTAACCATACAGAGGACGCTGCCGCCGACGACGAATGCCGGGGCTGCGACGCGTAGACATGAACGCTTTCAGCACGATTATCGCGGATCCGGCCATTGCCGCCGATCCCGTTTGCCATCGGCAGCGGCGGGCCGGACTGGGTCAGGGTGAACGCCTGATCGTGCAAGGCGGCATGGCGCTGATCGACGCGGTGTTCGTTTATGCTGCGGCGGTGATCGCCTGTGGGTTGCATGGCATTCCCTTGGATCACCGGACAATGGATTTTGCGGTGCTCTTGCCGCCGCTCTGCGTGGTGCTGGCGCTGTTCACCGGGGCCTATGACCGCTCGATCCTGTTGCGGCCGGTCGTTTCGGCGGCGCGGGGCGGGCGGGCTTTGCTCTATGCGGCGGCCACGATCATGCTGGTGCTGTTCGTCATCAAGGAAAGCGACGAAGTGTCGCGCATCGCCTCGCTGCTCTGGGTGATCCTTGCGCTGGCGGCGATCGCCGCGGCGCGGATGTTTCTGGCAATGCAGGTGCGTTCCGCAACGCGGGGGCAAGTCGAGCGCATTCTGGTGATCGAGGATGGTCGCCCCAGCCGCGACATCGCGTGGGCGCGCCATGCCGATGCGATGCACATGGGGATCGTACCCGATGGCGATAGCCCGGACATGCTGGACCGGATCGGTACGCTGGTCCACCGGATGGACCGGGTGATCGTTTGTTGCCAGCCGGACCGGCGCACCGCGTGGGCACGCGTCTTGAAGGGCTTCGACGTTCAGGCAGAGATCGTCGACGAGACGGTCGATCGGCTGGGCGTTATCGGTGCCGGTCGCGCCGGGGCGCATGGCACGCTGATCGTCGCGGCGCATCCGCTGGCGCTGTATAATCAGGTTTTGAAGCGCGGGTTCGACATTGCCTTTGCAGCTGCGGCGTTGATCGCGGCGCTGCCGATCTTCGCCGTGGTCGCACTAGCCATCGTGGTCGAGGATCGCGGCCCGGTGTTCTTTCGCCAAAACCGCGTAGGGCAAGGGAACCGCAGCTTTCGGATGCTCAAGTTCCGCTCCATGCGCCTGGCCCAGTGCGATGATGCCGCGAACCGCCTGACCCAGCGTGGCGATCCGCGCGTCACGCGCGTGGGGCGGTTTATCCGCGCGACCTCAATCGACGAACTGCCCCAACTGGTTAACGTCCTGCTGGGCCAGATGAGCATCGTTGGCCCGCGCCCCCACGCGGCCATGGCGAAGGCGGGGGACAAGCTCTACTGGCAAGTCGACCGGCGATACTGGGAACGCCACGCATTAAAGCCGGGGCTGACAGGGCTGGCGCAAGTGCGCGGCCATCGTGGTGCGACCGATCATGAGGATCACTTGCGCAATCGGCTTCAGGCGGATCTGGAGTATCTGAACGGCTGGTCGATCTGGCGCGATCTCCGCATCGTCGCGGCGACAGCCAAAGTGCTGGTCCACCCGCAGGCGTTCTGACCTAGTCTTTCGGCGGAAGGATGCGCGCGGGATTGCCGATGGCGCGTCCGCCTTTCGGCACATCGTCCAGCACCAGCGCGTTGGCGGCGACGGTCGCATTGTTGCCAATCGCTATCGGCCCGACGACCACCGCACCCGCCCCAATGGTGACGCCATCGCCAATCGTCGGCGTGCGCGTATCGCCGGATGCGCGGCGGCCCAGCGTTACGTTCTGCAGGATCATGACATTGCGTCCGATCGCAATGTCCGACCCGATCACGATTCCAAACGGATGCGGCACATAGAACCCGCCGCCGATTTTCGCCGAAATCGCGACTTCGCTCGAATAGCTCATTTCCAGCATGAACAGCCCAATCCGCGCCATCGGACGGCCAATGATCGGCACTTTGCAAACGGCGCGCACCAGCCGATGGCCCAGCACGAAATTGAACCCCGGCATCAACGCCAGATGCCGCAGCCAAAAGCCCCAACCGGGATGCTTGCCTATTCTCTGCGCATAGGCGGCGACATCGGCGGCGATCAGGGCGCGCAGGCCGCCGCTCGTAACTGGCTCGCAATCCGCCAACCCTATGCCCCCTGCGCCGCGATCACGGTGCGATAGGCATCGAGGTAATCGTCAACCAGCCGCTCGACCGAGAACCGTGCCAGCAGGGCCTTGCTGGGCCGATGCCGTTTCGGGCCCTGCCGGATTGCGTCCTGCAACGCACCGGTCAGCGCACCGACATCGCCGCGATCGTACAATCGGGCATGGGGGTAAAGCCCCGCCACTTCCGCCGATCCCCCGGCGTCGGAAACGATCACCGGCAGCCCGGCGGCCATCGCCTCTATCAAGACGCGCGGCATCGGTTCGGGCCAGATCGAGGGGATGACGATCAGGTCCAGTTCCGCAAAAAACCGGTCGATCGGCACGAACCCCGGCCACGCGACCGGCAGGTCGGCGCTTGCGGCTTTCAGCCCCTCGACATAGGATTGCTCACCCCGTCCGGCGACGGTCAGCGTCCAAGCGTCGTTTGGCAGCGGGCGGCAAGCCGAGAGCAAAGTCTCGATCCCCTTTTCCGCCTTTACCATCCCGGC
The sequence above is a segment of the Croceicoccus naphthovorans genome. Coding sequences within it:
- a CDS encoding DUF1993 domain-containing protein yields the protein MPISLHAAFVPSCLQLIAATGTLIDKAAAACAEQGKDFSSVADARLAPDMFDFCYQVKSMRVHSIGAIEGVRAGTFSPDLSEAPRDADGLKQVLDDARQKLEAVTVEEMESFVGAPAEFRFKDFVMPFKAEDFLLSFSQPNFYFHATTAYDLVRAQGIAIGKRDYLGTPRMTAPQ
- the hisD gene encoding histidinol dehydrogenase; translation: MKRLVSSDPGFAKAFARVVADRREADDDVSRDVRRILERVKAEGDEAIADYTERFDHWKLADDADWRIGAETCEAAYHALDGVLRDALELAAERVRRYHQAQLPERRDYRDEQGVRLGAIWRPVDAAGLYVPGGRAAYPSSLLMNAIPAKVAGVERLAVVTPTPRGDTNPLVLAAAHIAGVDEIWRIGGAQAVAALAYGTDRIAPVDVITGPGNAWVAEAKRQLYGTVGIDMVAGPSEILVIADKDNDAGFIAADLLSQAEHDPDAQSILITDDPEFADLVADRVGVELATLATRKVAEQSWKDHGLIIEVGSLDEVPALANALAAEHVELAVANPEPLLESIRHAGSVFIGRHAPEAVGDYVAGPNHVLPTGRRARFASGLSVLDFMKRTSFIELDADALTAIGPAAVALAEAEGLPAHARSVAVRLNRRRED
- a CDS encoding exopolysaccharide biosynthesis polyprenyl glycosylphosphotransferase gives rise to the protein MNAFSTIIADPAIAADPVCHRQRRAGLGQGERLIVQGGMALIDAVFVYAAAVIACGLHGIPLDHRTMDFAVLLPPLCVVLALFTGAYDRSILLRPVVSAARGGRALLYAAATIMLVLFVIKESDEVSRIASLLWVILALAAIAAARMFLAMQVRSATRGQVERILVIEDGRPSRDIAWARHADAMHMGIVPDGDSPDMLDRIGTLVHRMDRVIVCCQPDRRTAWARVLKGFDVQAEIVDETVDRLGVIGAGRAGAHGTLIVAAHPLALYNQVLKRGFDIAFAAAALIAALPIFAVVALAIVVEDRGPVFFRQNRVGQGNRSFRMLKFRSMRLAQCDDAANRLTQRGDPRVTRVGRFIRATSIDELPQLVNVLLGQMSIVGPRPHAAMAKAGDKLYWQVDRRYWERHALKPGLTGLAQVRGHRGATDHEDHLRNRLQADLEYLNGWSIWRDLRIVAATAKVLVHPQAF
- the thiL gene encoding thiamine-phosphate kinase, giving the protein MTGQSAEEGFIAALRAIARDPGARGLTDDAAELSVSASTLVITHDMMVEGVHWLPRQDPADVAWKLVAANLSDLAAKGAQPLALVMGYMLGDAAWNARFVEGLDEAVVRFGVALLGGDTVSTPQGSARSIGITAIGQPQVVPSPSRADAKPGQALWITGTVGGALAGFEALRAGSTDEALTAPFRRPEPHVAAGEALAKHVGAMMDVSDGLLLDATRMAQASGTTIAIDSSAVPVVPALADRRDEAMRWGDDYNLLFTLSEGSTPPVAATRIGTVMAGSDRPLLIDGTPPDSPDKLGYLHRQP
- the nusB gene encoding transcription antitermination factor NusB, coding for MTARSQSRSAARLAAVQALYQMDMEKTPLARLLDEFHQHRLGREIEDAQYAEAEVAFFDDIVSGVDARREEIDTLIANKLAEGWSLSRLDRTMLQILRCGTYELLARVDVPKNAAISEYVDVAHAFFEAREAKFVNGLLDAISKAGRDPKAQTPE
- a CDS encoding serine O-acetyltransferase, translated to MADCEPVTSGGLRALIAADVAAYAQRIGKHPGWGFWLRHLALMPGFNFVLGHRLVRAVCKVPIIGRPMARIGLFMLEMSYSSEVAISAKIGGGFYVPHPFGIVIGSDIAIGRNVMILQNVTLGRRASGDTRTPTIGDGVTIGAGAVVVGPIAIGNNATVAANALVLDDVPKGGRAIGNPARILPPKD
- the hisG gene encoding ATP phosphoribosyltransferase, with translation MTAKLTFAVPKGRILEEALPLMARAGIVPDAGFHDKKNRSLSFDCEDGQTRVIRVRAFDVATFVAHGAAQAGIVGSDVIEEFDYPDLYAPVDLDIGHCRLSIAEPKDAAENEDKASHLRVATKYPNLTRRWFEARGIQAECVKLNGAMELAPSLGLATRIVDLVSTGTTLRENGLVETAKLLPVSARLIVNRAALKTDPERLGNLIEQFRALAAEAKAA
- a CDS encoding pirin family protein produces the protein MTQETPFTTTVVPVSHDLGGFAVRRAVPSAQCRMVGPFVFVDEFGPARLDAGSAMDVRPHPHIGLATVTYLVEGAIDHRDSLGTFATIRPGAVNLMTAGSGIVHSERTPQRERETGFDLFGMQTWLALPERLEETDPAFESVAAQDLPVLTDNGAEARVIMGTLWGKTAPTTCHAETIYADVALAAGGSVPMDADADERAVMLIAGEASADGEPLELYALHVLKPGRAATLTSANGGRVMLLGGETMGPRRVWWNFVSSRMERIEQAKEDWREGRFPVVPGDEEEFIPIPEKPKTVSYP